A stretch of the Lactuca sativa cultivar Salinas chromosome 9, Lsat_Salinas_v11, whole genome shotgun sequence genome encodes the following:
- the LOC111900345 gene encoding WUSCHEL-related homeobox 3: MSAMETVVSRSPACSGSGSGSSRWCPTPEQVMLLEGMYRAGLKTPTATQIQQITSRLSLYGRIQGKNVFYWFQNHKARDRQKLRKKLMAIYQHQRLSSPYNSPYHHPYALQGDFGVVEDTSICKDSVNKRKVDQTCSKEVICDCPLMPVMMMESTSQYCTRVPPKTLQLFPTTTTATSLKDDLCTTSKP; this comes from the exons atgtCGGCAATGGAGACGGTGGTGTCTCGGTCACCAGCCTGCAGTGGTAGTGGTAGCGGTAGCAGCAGGTGGTGTCCGACACCAGAGCAGGTAATGCTGTTAGAAGGAATGTATAGGGCAGGTCTAAAAACACCGACTGCAACGCAGATACAGCAAATAACTTCACGACTCTCTCTATACGGCAGAATCCAAGGAAAAAACGTGTTTTATTGGTTTCAAAATCATAAAGCTAGAGATCGGCAAAAGCTTAGAAAGAAGTTAATGGCGATTTATCAACACCAACGGCTTTCCTCCCCTTACAACTCACCTTACCATCATCCCTATGCACTCCAG GGTGATTTTGGTGTAGTCGAAGATACATCAATCTGCAAGGACAGTGTCAACAAACGGAAGGTTGATCAGACCTGCAGCAAGGAGGTCATATGTGATTGCCCACTCATGCCAGTGATGATGATGGAGAGTACAAGTCAATATTGCACAAGAGTACCACCCAAAACCCTACAACTCTTCCCGACCACAACCACTGCCACCAGTCTCAAAGACGATCTGTGCACCACCTCTAAACCCTAG